A part of Anabas testudineus chromosome 7, fAnaTes1.2, whole genome shotgun sequence genomic DNA contains:
- the tspy gene encoding testis specific protein Y-linked isoform X3 yields the protein MSQVTDCKHSADSASRKRSPSSDRDEGSTIPSKSAKVSDASNETGVILETCQNSEAESKEAAGGEGRAKGSVQETVGAPTDKDSDGIGTLPVNNSQPTADHQDASSTEKTQCSDAPGSTDTKEAEEKTAVTERRPKTPLDQSDSAAIAAAEALASLTGGDGDDSQETPCSSEKAKQVKQGNKIKQRGGHQSSRVGSKTQAAAADSSTSVPSTDREDADDVPEADEGDESMSGSSSTPSSSFPSDNEDNDDGECAIVSVKMAPEMRQSVALLAQVQMRLEALEKKSARLHQRLDLKISRQRRPHLDQRSSITKTIPGFWVTALLNHPHLSAHIDETDEDALSYMTDLEIESFKNNKLGYRIRFHFRRNPYFQNNIIMKELHLGMGGSPMSFSNPILWHRGQNLTAHNEPRKSTRGVYQSFFSWFSDHSNPGQDDVAKILKEDLYRDPLRYYLTPLWEPRENGSSGSGARAADNSNGDECVVISDSDDEPGEDTGEAEQGRSREEEEDDEEEEEEEEDRGPSAGSDDSDQEEEEEA from the exons atGAGTCAAGTGACGGACTGCAAACACTCCGCTGACTCTGCATCAAGGAAACGGAGTCCATCATCCGACCGGGATGAAGGCAGCACGATTCCCAGCAAGTCCGCAAAAGTAAGTGACGCGTCAAATGAAACGGGGGTTATTCTGGAAACTTGCCAAAATAGTGAAGCTGAGAGTAAAGAAGCAGCTGGAGGCGAAGGCCGGGCAAAAGGTAGCGTGCAAGAAACAGTTGGCGCACCGACAGATAAGGATTCAGATGGCATCGGTACACTGCCTGTCAACAACTCACAACCCACTGCTGACCATCAAGATGCCAGCAgcactgaaaaaacacagtgttcagACGCTCCAGGATCTACTGACACAAAGGAAGCTGAGGAGAAGACAGCAGTAACAGAGCGGCGTCCCAAAACACCTCTGGACCAGTCCGACTCAGCAGCCATAGCAGCTGCTGAAGCACTTGCCAGTCTCACAGGGGGAGATGGGGACGACAGTCAAGAGACTCCATGCTCGTCTGAAAAGGCTAAACAGGTGAAACAGGggaacaaaatcaaacaacGTGGGGGCCACCAGTCTTCAAGAGTGGGCTCCAAGACacaggcagctgctgcagacagctCCACATCGGTTCCGAGTACTGACAGAGAAGATGCAGATGATGTGCCAGAAGCAGATGAAGGCGATGAATCCATGTCTGGATCTTCGTCAACACCAAGCTCGTCTTTCCCATCAGACAATGAGGACAATGATGATGGAGAGTGTGCCATTGTGTCTGTTAAGATGGCCCCTGAGATGAGACAGTCGGTGGCTCTCCTGGCGCAGGTACAGATGAGACTTGAAGCACTTGAGAAGAAAAGTGCCCGGCTTCACCAGCGACTGGACCTGAAGATTAGTCGCCAGCGACGACCACATCTGGATCAGCGTAGCTCCATTACAAAAACTATCCCTGGCTTCTGGGTTACAGCT TTGTTGAATCATCCACATCTCTCAGCTCACATTGACGAAACTGATGAAGATGCTCTTAGCTACATGACGGATCTTGAG ATCGAGTCTTTCAAGAACAACAAACTGGGCTACAGGATCCGCTTCCACTTCAGACGGAACCCGTATTTCCAGAACAACATTATAATGAAGGAGCTGCACCTCGGGATGGGAG GATCTCCCATGTCTTTCTCCAACCCCATCCTGTGGCATCGTGGGCAGAATCTGACGGCCCACAATGAACCCCGAAAGTCAACACGGGGGGTCTACCAGAGCTTTTTCAGCTGGTTCAGTGACCACAGCAACCCGGGACAAGATGATGTAGCAAAG ATACTTAAAGAAGACCTGTACAGAGATCCTCTGAGATATTACCTCACTCCTCTCTGGGAACCGAGGGAGAACGGCAG TAGCGGCAGTGGGGCTAGAGCAGCTGACAACAGTAATGGAGATGAGTGTGTGGTAATTTCCGACTCGGATGATGAGCCTGGGGAGGATACTGGTGAGGCTGAACAAGGCCGCAGtagggaggaggaagaggacgatgaagaggaagaagaagaggaagaggacaggGGGCCTAGTGCAG GCTCTGATGACAGCgaccaggaggaggaagaggaggcctGA
- the tspy gene encoding testis specific protein Y-linked isoform X2: MSQVTDCKHSADSASRKRSPSSDRDEGSTIPSKSAKVSDASNETGVILETCQNSEAESKEAAGGEGRAKGSVQETVGAPTDKDSDGIGTLPVNNSQPTADHQDASSTEKTQCSDAPGSTDTKEAEEKTAVTERRPKTPLDQSDSAAIAAAEALASLTGGDGDDSQETPCSSEKAKQVKQGNKIKQRGGHQSSRVGSKTQAAAADSSTSVPSTDREDADDVPEADEGDESMSGSSSTPSSSFPSDNEDNDDGECAIVSVKMAPEMRQSVALLAQVQMRLEALEKKSARLHQRLDLKISRQRRPHLDQRSSITKTIPGFWVTALLNHPHLSAHIDETDEDALSYMTDLEIESFKNNKLGYRIRFHFRRNPYFQNNIIMKELHLGMGGSPMSFSNPILWHRGQNLTAHNEPRKSTRGVYQSFFSWFSDHSNPGQDDVAKILKEDLYRDPLRYYLTPLWEPRENGSSGSGARAADNSNGDECVVISDSDDEPGEDTGEAEQGRSREEEEDDEEEEEEEEDRGPSADESPEEEEDGGEIVIDGSDDSDQEEEEEA, translated from the exons atGAGTCAAGTGACGGACTGCAAACACTCCGCTGACTCTGCATCAAGGAAACGGAGTCCATCATCCGACCGGGATGAAGGCAGCACGATTCCCAGCAAGTCCGCAAAAGTAAGTGACGCGTCAAATGAAACGGGGGTTATTCTGGAAACTTGCCAAAATAGTGAAGCTGAGAGTAAAGAAGCAGCTGGAGGCGAAGGCCGGGCAAAAGGTAGCGTGCAAGAAACAGTTGGCGCACCGACAGATAAGGATTCAGATGGCATCGGTACACTGCCTGTCAACAACTCACAACCCACTGCTGACCATCAAGATGCCAGCAgcactgaaaaaacacagtgttcagACGCTCCAGGATCTACTGACACAAAGGAAGCTGAGGAGAAGACAGCAGTAACAGAGCGGCGTCCCAAAACACCTCTGGACCAGTCCGACTCAGCAGCCATAGCAGCTGCTGAAGCACTTGCCAGTCTCACAGGGGGAGATGGGGACGACAGTCAAGAGACTCCATGCTCGTCTGAAAAGGCTAAACAGGTGAAACAGGggaacaaaatcaaacaacGTGGGGGCCACCAGTCTTCAAGAGTGGGCTCCAAGACacaggcagctgctgcagacagctCCACATCGGTTCCGAGTACTGACAGAGAAGATGCAGATGATGTGCCAGAAGCAGATGAAGGCGATGAATCCATGTCTGGATCTTCGTCAACACCAAGCTCGTCTTTCCCATCAGACAATGAGGACAATGATGATGGAGAGTGTGCCATTGTGTCTGTTAAGATGGCCCCTGAGATGAGACAGTCGGTGGCTCTCCTGGCGCAGGTACAGATGAGACTTGAAGCACTTGAGAAGAAAAGTGCCCGGCTTCACCAGCGACTGGACCTGAAGATTAGTCGCCAGCGACGACCACATCTGGATCAGCGTAGCTCCATTACAAAAACTATCCCTGGCTTCTGGGTTACAGCT TTGTTGAATCATCCACATCTCTCAGCTCACATTGACGAAACTGATGAAGATGCTCTTAGCTACATGACGGATCTTGAG ATCGAGTCTTTCAAGAACAACAAACTGGGCTACAGGATCCGCTTCCACTTCAGACGGAACCCGTATTTCCAGAACAACATTATAATGAAGGAGCTGCACCTCGGGATGGGAG GATCTCCCATGTCTTTCTCCAACCCCATCCTGTGGCATCGTGGGCAGAATCTGACGGCCCACAATGAACCCCGAAAGTCAACACGGGGGGTCTACCAGAGCTTTTTCAGCTGGTTCAGTGACCACAGCAACCCGGGACAAGATGATGTAGCAAAG ATACTTAAAGAAGACCTGTACAGAGATCCTCTGAGATATTACCTCACTCCTCTCTGGGAACCGAGGGAGAACGGCAG TAGCGGCAGTGGGGCTAGAGCAGCTGACAACAGTAATGGAGATGAGTGTGTGGTAATTTCCGACTCGGATGATGAGCCTGGGGAGGATACTGGTGAGGCTGAACAAGGCCGCAGtagggaggaggaagaggacgatgaagaggaagaagaagaggaagaggacaggGGGCCTAGTGCAG ATGAGAgcccagaggaggaggaggatggtggAGAAATTGTGATTGACG GCTCTGATGACAGCgaccaggaggaggaagaggaggcctGA
- the tspy gene encoding testis specific protein Y-linked isoform X1, with the protein MSQVTDCKHSADSASRKRSPSSDRDEGSTIPSKSAKVSDASNETGVILETCQNSEAESKEAAGGEGRAKGSVQETVGAPTDKDSDGIGTLPVNNSQPTADHQDASSTEKTQCSDAPGSTDTKEAEEKTAVTERRPKTPLDQSDSAAIAAAEALASLTGGDGDDSQETPCSSEKAKQVKQGNKIKQRGGHQSSRVGSKTQAAAADSSTSVPSTDREDADDVPEADEGDESMSGSSSTPSSSFPSDNEDNDDGECAIVSVKMAPEMRQSVALLAQVQMRLEALEKKSARLHQRLDLKISRQRRPHLDQRSSITKTIPGFWVTALLNHPHLSAHIDETDEDALSYMTDLEIESFKNNKLGYRIRFHFRRNPYFQNNIIMKELHLGMGGSPMSFSNPILWHRGQNLTAHNEPRKSTRGVYQSFFSWFSDHSNPGQDDVAKILKEDLYRDPLRYYLTPLWEPRENGSSGSGARAADNSNGDECVVISDSDDEPGEDTGEAEQGRSREEEEDDEEEEEEEEDRGPSAENISSSDESPEEEEDGGEIVIDGSDDSDQEEEEEA; encoded by the exons atGAGTCAAGTGACGGACTGCAAACACTCCGCTGACTCTGCATCAAGGAAACGGAGTCCATCATCCGACCGGGATGAAGGCAGCACGATTCCCAGCAAGTCCGCAAAAGTAAGTGACGCGTCAAATGAAACGGGGGTTATTCTGGAAACTTGCCAAAATAGTGAAGCTGAGAGTAAAGAAGCAGCTGGAGGCGAAGGCCGGGCAAAAGGTAGCGTGCAAGAAACAGTTGGCGCACCGACAGATAAGGATTCAGATGGCATCGGTACACTGCCTGTCAACAACTCACAACCCACTGCTGACCATCAAGATGCCAGCAgcactgaaaaaacacagtgttcagACGCTCCAGGATCTACTGACACAAAGGAAGCTGAGGAGAAGACAGCAGTAACAGAGCGGCGTCCCAAAACACCTCTGGACCAGTCCGACTCAGCAGCCATAGCAGCTGCTGAAGCACTTGCCAGTCTCACAGGGGGAGATGGGGACGACAGTCAAGAGACTCCATGCTCGTCTGAAAAGGCTAAACAGGTGAAACAGGggaacaaaatcaaacaacGTGGGGGCCACCAGTCTTCAAGAGTGGGCTCCAAGACacaggcagctgctgcagacagctCCACATCGGTTCCGAGTACTGACAGAGAAGATGCAGATGATGTGCCAGAAGCAGATGAAGGCGATGAATCCATGTCTGGATCTTCGTCAACACCAAGCTCGTCTTTCCCATCAGACAATGAGGACAATGATGATGGAGAGTGTGCCATTGTGTCTGTTAAGATGGCCCCTGAGATGAGACAGTCGGTGGCTCTCCTGGCGCAGGTACAGATGAGACTTGAAGCACTTGAGAAGAAAAGTGCCCGGCTTCACCAGCGACTGGACCTGAAGATTAGTCGCCAGCGACGACCACATCTGGATCAGCGTAGCTCCATTACAAAAACTATCCCTGGCTTCTGGGTTACAGCT TTGTTGAATCATCCACATCTCTCAGCTCACATTGACGAAACTGATGAAGATGCTCTTAGCTACATGACGGATCTTGAG ATCGAGTCTTTCAAGAACAACAAACTGGGCTACAGGATCCGCTTCCACTTCAGACGGAACCCGTATTTCCAGAACAACATTATAATGAAGGAGCTGCACCTCGGGATGGGAG GATCTCCCATGTCTTTCTCCAACCCCATCCTGTGGCATCGTGGGCAGAATCTGACGGCCCACAATGAACCCCGAAAGTCAACACGGGGGGTCTACCAGAGCTTTTTCAGCTGGTTCAGTGACCACAGCAACCCGGGACAAGATGATGTAGCAAAG ATACTTAAAGAAGACCTGTACAGAGATCCTCTGAGATATTACCTCACTCCTCTCTGGGAACCGAGGGAGAACGGCAG TAGCGGCAGTGGGGCTAGAGCAGCTGACAACAGTAATGGAGATGAGTGTGTGGTAATTTCCGACTCGGATGATGAGCCTGGGGAGGATACTGGTGAGGCTGAACAAGGCCGCAGtagggaggaggaagaggacgatgaagaggaagaagaagaggaagaggacaggGGGCCTAGTGCAG AAAATATTTCCTCCTCAGATGAGAgcccagaggaggaggaggatggtggAGAAATTGTGATTGACG GCTCTGATGACAGCgaccaggaggaggaagaggaggcctGA
- the si:ch211-167b20.8 gene encoding protein phosphatase 1 regulatory subunit 3A isoform X1 translates to MSFLTIPNQEGLFTTIKTSKSGDEAKMSVPMDDEDNNNNDDEDEDAEDVRFIPRCSPVPRKRGSSIHEETAEYMRIHLALSAGKRVSFADTTGGDLVDVKEFVAFDSDEEEGSARWEEEEAKYRKPERVPTYHVHPEFSTAAGGVLLQAVHANKVEVEQLSPVENEPLAFCGVVRVLNISFHKAVYIRSTMDNWATYFDHPAEYVQGSHDGGTDQFSFKLSFAPPYITHGSRIEFVVRYETSDGDFWANNSSMNYVVTLLLSYEDNVAQINTDTQPTRSILKPPKAYSTNDDLDSEDEQEQEEAGEEEMSRPKLVRPTAVCPDIVHPEIDVEIAVHPSGPTVLPKQELPSVDGILSTHTVSPGEQIPRTSSETTHPFNASFVLCASESVQLSKSQPLPRLHCELGNQTSELPIDSSPSALLPSLQQESRLRSESSHTGGEEIPPSEDSCMHLPTTEMNLWPTGGDGSTECSASRPCLELPSEPVSPSSVTEGFEREVATGLSELVAELSEGSTRPTAHDDGSMPALLSPVAESQASLGADDEAPPSPELTEMHSVSTGVTEVSQNLYLQSASAREETQDAPQISPDTLLENLANTLSEAPEPQPEDDLNRSLIQPSVIFLTGVVSLSIVMQEPRTLFFIGLLLVLNRL, encoded by the exons ATGTCTTTTTTAACCATACCAAACCAAGAGGGCCTTTTTACCACAATTAAAACGAGCAAGTCGGGCGACGAGGCAAAGATGAGCGTGCCCATGGATGACGAggataataataacaatgatgatgaagacgaaGACGCAGAGGATGTCCGCTTCATCCCAAGATGCTCCCCGGTGCCCAGAAAGCGAGGCTCATCCATCCACGAAGAGACCGCAGAGTATATGCGGATCCACCTGGCGCTGTCTGCCGGAAAGAGGGTGTCATTTGCCGACACAACAGGTGGAGATCTGGTGGATGTTAAAGAATTTGTTGCCTTTGATTCGGACGAAGAAGAGGGTAGCGCGAGgtgggaagaagaggaagcaaaATACCGAAAGCCAGAGCGAGTGCCGACCTATCATGTGCACCCAGAGTTCAGCACAGCAGCCGGCGGTGTCCTGCTGCAGGCGGTGCACGCCAACAAAGTGGAGGTTGAGCAGCTGTCTCCAGTGGAAAATGAGCCACTTGCCTTCTGTGGGGTAGTACGAGTGCTGAACATTTCCTTCCACAAAGCAGTTTATATAAGATCAACCATGGACAACTGGGCTACCTACTTTGATCACCCTGCAGAGTATGTCCAGGGTTCCCATGATGGGGGCACTGATCAGTTCTCCTTCAAGCTGTCCTTTGCACCACCTTATATCACACACGGCTCTCGCATTGAGTTTGTGGTTCGCTATGAAACCTCTGATGGCGATTTCTGGGCTAATAACTCCTCTATGAATTATGTGGTAACACTGCTCCTGTCCTATGAAGATAATGTAGCTCAAATAAACACCGACACACAACCAACGAGAAGTATCCTCAAACCTCCAAAAGCTTACAG TACAAATGATGATTTAGATTCAGAGGATGAGCAGGAACAGGAAGAAG CAGGCGAAGAAGAGATGTCCAGGCCTAAACTTGTCAGACCTACAGCTGTCTGCCCAGACATAGTACACCCGGAGATTGATGTAGAG ATTGCAGTTCACCCATCTGGCCCCACTGTCCTACCCAAGCAAGAGCTTCCATCTGTTGATGGCATACTGTCCACTCACACTGTATCCCCAGGTGAACAGATCCCTCGTACGTCTTCTGAAACCACACATCCATTTAATGCATCCTTTGTACTCTGCGCTAGTGAATCAGTGCAGTTAAGTAAGTCACAGCCTTTGCCCAGACTCCATTGTGAATTAGGCAACCAAACATCAGAGCTGCCCATAGACAGTAGTCCCTCTGCACTGCTGCCTTCCCTGCAACAAGAGTCAAGGCTGAGATCAGAGAGTTCCCACACCGGTGGAGAGGAAATTCCTCCTTCTGAGGATTCATGCATGCATCTTCCTACCACAGAGATGAATCTGTGGCCAACAGGAGGGGACGGATCGACTGAATGCTCAGCCAGTCGTCCTTGCCTTGAACTGCCCTCTGAACCTGTCTCTCCTAGCAGTGTTACTGAGGGCTTTGAGCGAGAGGTTGCCACAGGATTGAGTGAACTTGTTGCAGAATTATCGGAAGGTTCAACCAGGCCTACAGCACATGATGACGGCAGCATGCCCGCACTCTTGTCTCCTGTGGCCGAGAGTCAGGCATCTCTGGGAGCAGACGATGAAGCTCCACCATCACCTGAACTCACAGAGATGCACTCAGTGAGTACAGGTGTCACCGAGGTGAGCCAAAACCTCTATCTTCAGTCTGCGTCAGCCAGGGAAGAGACACAAGATGCTCCCCAGATTTCCCCTGACACATTATTAGAGAATCTAGCAAACACATTGTCAGAAGCTCCCGAGCCTCAGCCTGAGGATGACCTAAACAGGAGTCTGATCCAGCCATCTGTCATCTTTCTGACTGGTGTGGTCTCACTCTCGATAGTGATGCAGGAACCACGTACCCTCTTCTTCATTGGACTACTCCTGGTCTTGAACCGTTTGTGA
- the si:ch211-167b20.8 gene encoding protein phosphatase 1 regulatory subunit 3A isoform X2: MSFLTIPNQEGLFTTIKTSKSGDEAKMSVPMDDEDNNNNDDEDEDAEDVRFIPRCSPVPRKRGSSIHEETAEYMRIHLALSAGKRVSFADTTGGDLVDVKEFVAFDSDEEEGSARWEEEEAKYRKPERVPTYHVHPEFSTAAGGVLLQAVHANKVEVEQLSPVENEPLAFCGVVRVLNISFHKAVYIRSTMDNWATYFDHPAEYVQGSHDGGTDQFSFKLSFAPPYITHGSRIEFVVRYETSDGDFWANNSSMNYVVTLLLSYEDNVAQINTDTQPTRSILKPPKAYSTNDDLDSEDEQEQEEGEEEMSRPKLVRPTAVCPDIVHPEIDVEIAVHPSGPTVLPKQELPSVDGILSTHTVSPGEQIPRTSSETTHPFNASFVLCASESVQLSKSQPLPRLHCELGNQTSELPIDSSPSALLPSLQQESRLRSESSHTGGEEIPPSEDSCMHLPTTEMNLWPTGGDGSTECSASRPCLELPSEPVSPSSVTEGFEREVATGLSELVAELSEGSTRPTAHDDGSMPALLSPVAESQASLGADDEAPPSPELTEMHSVSTGVTEVSQNLYLQSASAREETQDAPQISPDTLLENLANTLSEAPEPQPEDDLNRSLIQPSVIFLTGVVSLSIVMQEPRTLFFIGLLLVLNRL, encoded by the exons ATGTCTTTTTTAACCATACCAAACCAAGAGGGCCTTTTTACCACAATTAAAACGAGCAAGTCGGGCGACGAGGCAAAGATGAGCGTGCCCATGGATGACGAggataataataacaatgatgatgaagacgaaGACGCAGAGGATGTCCGCTTCATCCCAAGATGCTCCCCGGTGCCCAGAAAGCGAGGCTCATCCATCCACGAAGAGACCGCAGAGTATATGCGGATCCACCTGGCGCTGTCTGCCGGAAAGAGGGTGTCATTTGCCGACACAACAGGTGGAGATCTGGTGGATGTTAAAGAATTTGTTGCCTTTGATTCGGACGAAGAAGAGGGTAGCGCGAGgtgggaagaagaggaagcaaaATACCGAAAGCCAGAGCGAGTGCCGACCTATCATGTGCACCCAGAGTTCAGCACAGCAGCCGGCGGTGTCCTGCTGCAGGCGGTGCACGCCAACAAAGTGGAGGTTGAGCAGCTGTCTCCAGTGGAAAATGAGCCACTTGCCTTCTGTGGGGTAGTACGAGTGCTGAACATTTCCTTCCACAAAGCAGTTTATATAAGATCAACCATGGACAACTGGGCTACCTACTTTGATCACCCTGCAGAGTATGTCCAGGGTTCCCATGATGGGGGCACTGATCAGTTCTCCTTCAAGCTGTCCTTTGCACCACCTTATATCACACACGGCTCTCGCATTGAGTTTGTGGTTCGCTATGAAACCTCTGATGGCGATTTCTGGGCTAATAACTCCTCTATGAATTATGTGGTAACACTGCTCCTGTCCTATGAAGATAATGTAGCTCAAATAAACACCGACACACAACCAACGAGAAGTATCCTCAAACCTCCAAAAGCTTACAG TACAAATGATGATTTAGATTCAGAGGATGAGCAGGAACAGGAAGAAG GCGAAGAAGAGATGTCCAGGCCTAAACTTGTCAGACCTACAGCTGTCTGCCCAGACATAGTACACCCGGAGATTGATGTAGAG ATTGCAGTTCACCCATCTGGCCCCACTGTCCTACCCAAGCAAGAGCTTCCATCTGTTGATGGCATACTGTCCACTCACACTGTATCCCCAGGTGAACAGATCCCTCGTACGTCTTCTGAAACCACACATCCATTTAATGCATCCTTTGTACTCTGCGCTAGTGAATCAGTGCAGTTAAGTAAGTCACAGCCTTTGCCCAGACTCCATTGTGAATTAGGCAACCAAACATCAGAGCTGCCCATAGACAGTAGTCCCTCTGCACTGCTGCCTTCCCTGCAACAAGAGTCAAGGCTGAGATCAGAGAGTTCCCACACCGGTGGAGAGGAAATTCCTCCTTCTGAGGATTCATGCATGCATCTTCCTACCACAGAGATGAATCTGTGGCCAACAGGAGGGGACGGATCGACTGAATGCTCAGCCAGTCGTCCTTGCCTTGAACTGCCCTCTGAACCTGTCTCTCCTAGCAGTGTTACTGAGGGCTTTGAGCGAGAGGTTGCCACAGGATTGAGTGAACTTGTTGCAGAATTATCGGAAGGTTCAACCAGGCCTACAGCACATGATGACGGCAGCATGCCCGCACTCTTGTCTCCTGTGGCCGAGAGTCAGGCATCTCTGGGAGCAGACGATGAAGCTCCACCATCACCTGAACTCACAGAGATGCACTCAGTGAGTACAGGTGTCACCGAGGTGAGCCAAAACCTCTATCTTCAGTCTGCGTCAGCCAGGGAAGAGACACAAGATGCTCCCCAGATTTCCCCTGACACATTATTAGAGAATCTAGCAAACACATTGTCAGAAGCTCCCGAGCCTCAGCCTGAGGATGACCTAAACAGGAGTCTGATCCAGCCATCTGTCATCTTTCTGACTGGTGTGGTCTCACTCTCGATAGTGATGCAGGAACCACGTACCCTCTTCTTCATTGGACTACTCCTGGTCTTGAACCGTTTGTGA